Below is a window of Actinomycetota bacterium DNA.
AACCCGGACCCCTCTTGAGCGTGGCGCGGGTCGCATGCTTCACGACTACAGTGTCGAGCGCCATTCCTGGAATCACGAGCCTGCCGAAGATACCGCCATCGGGCACACCGAGCCAGTACGCGCGGTCCTGTTCCGCCCACCCGCTGAAATCGAGCACCGGCTTGCCGTCACTCTCGAGTAGTCTCTCGGGACGGGCAGCCGAGACCGCGCCGAGCGAGTCGAGCTCGCCGCGCAGCGTTCGCTGCGAGACAGACGCGCGAATGTTGGTGACGGTGTAGTAGACCGTGAGCCCCAGCGCAACGCCGAGAAACACGTTGCCAAGGGTCCTCGCCGCGGTCCGCGCGAGCGCTCTCGGGACACGCGGACCTGCGATTGCAATCTCGGTCACTGCGTCCCCTTCCTCCCGCGCGTCGTCCGGACGGGCCGTCGTGCTCTAGTTGTTGTTTCCGTCACACGAAATATGTGACGGAGATTACAGATTCGTCGTAAAGATTGTAGCCCCGGGTACCGATAGTTCAGGTGAAGATTGAAAACCGCACATCGCGACATGCTCCCCGACAAAGGCACCGCCGGTCGAAAGGCTGGCTTCGCAAAGTCACGGGTCTAACGGAAGGGTCACCTTCCCACGACAGCCGGACCACCGGGTTCGAGACCGAAGGCCATACGGCCCCGGTTCCACCCAAAGCGAAAAGGGAGGAGCCGGGACCGATGTGCATCAAGGGCTCGAACAGGGGTGTGTGTGACGATGATCATGACGAAGACAACGCGGATCTCCCGCCTGGCTCCCATCGCAGCAGCCGTCGCCATCGCACTCGCGGCTGCCCCCGCAGTTGCGGGCGCACTCGGTGCCGCTCCGGCCAGCGCGACGGTGGCCGTCAAGTTCGCTTCCAGACTCGAAGCCAAGCCAGCCCCGGTCGTGAAGGTCGCCAAGAGCCTCACCCCCGTCGCGGTGAAGGCCGAGACCGCCGCCGTGCAGACGGCATCCCCCAAGGCCGCCGCCCCTGCGCCGGTCGCCCCCCGCATGACCCTCTCCGCGACCACGGTGGCCGGTGCCGCAAAGGCGAGCACGTCTTCGGCGAGCACCCCGACCAAGCGCAGCGTGGCGGCAACCGACGATCTCTCCGAGGCTCGCGCGATTCTCGCCGGCCTCATCTCCCAGC
It encodes the following:
- a CDS encoding class E sortase, which translates into the protein MTEIAIAGPRVPRALARTAARTLGNVFLGVALGLTVYYTVTNIRASVSQRTLRGELDSLGAVSAARPERLLESDGKPVLDFSGWAEQDRAYWLGVPDGGIFGRLVIPGMALDTVVVKHATRATLKRGPGWIGFTDLPGPTGNVGISGHRTTFGAPFRRLDVLAAGDTIDFYSPYRRYRYRVVRTFQVTPDRVDVVAHTEEPMLTLTACHPPYSARYRLIVQAILDDVRVLADAPAPGKQ